A region of Sphingomonas crusticola DNA encodes the following proteins:
- the ychF gene encoding redox-regulated ATPase YchF, whose product MGFKCGIVGLPNVGKSTLFNALTETAAAQAANYPFCTIEPNVGQVAVPDPRLDKLAEIGGSAKKIETQLAFVDIAGLVRGASKGEGLGNQFLGNIRECDAIIHVLRCFEGEVTHVEGKVDPIADAETVETELMLADLESLEKRVPNLIKKGQQGDKESKSAASVLGQALELLREGKPARLTQPRDDDEKRLFEQAQLLTAKPVLYVCNVDEGSAAEGNALSARVFEKAAAENAGAVVVSAAIEAEIVTLDPADRAEFLSDLGLQETGLARVIRAGYELLHLLTFFTVGPKEARAWTIEKGSKAPQAAGAIHSDFERGFIRAETIAFDDYVTYKGEAGARDAGKLRSEGKDYVVHDGDVMLFRFNV is encoded by the coding sequence ATGGGTTTCAAGTGCGGCATCGTCGGCCTGCCGAACGTCGGCAAGTCGACCCTCTTCAATGCGTTGACCGAAACGGCGGCAGCGCAGGCGGCGAATTATCCCTTCTGCACGATCGAGCCCAATGTCGGCCAGGTCGCAGTGCCCGATCCGCGCCTCGACAAGCTCGCCGAGATCGGCGGCTCGGCCAAGAAGATCGAAACCCAGCTCGCCTTCGTCGACATCGCCGGCCTCGTGCGCGGCGCATCGAAGGGGGAGGGGCTCGGCAACCAGTTCCTCGGCAATATCCGCGAGTGCGATGCGATCATCCACGTGCTGCGCTGCTTCGAGGGCGAGGTGACGCATGTCGAGGGCAAGGTCGATCCGATCGCCGATGCCGAGACGGTCGAGACCGAACTCATGCTCGCCGACCTGGAAAGCCTCGAGAAGCGCGTCCCCAATCTGATCAAGAAGGGCCAGCAGGGCGACAAGGAATCCAAGTCCGCCGCCTCCGTGCTCGGCCAGGCGCTCGAGCTGTTGCGCGAGGGCAAGCCCGCGCGTCTGACCCAGCCCCGGGATGATGACGAGAAGCGCCTGTTCGAGCAGGCGCAATTGCTTACTGCCAAGCCCGTCCTCTACGTTTGCAATGTCGACGAAGGCTCGGCCGCCGAGGGCAATGCGCTGTCGGCCAGGGTTTTCGAAAAAGCTGCGGCCGAGAATGCCGGCGCGGTCGTTGTCTCGGCCGCGATCGAAGCCGAGATCGTCACGCTCGATCCCGCCGACCGTGCCGAATTCCTGTCTGATCTCGGCCTGCAGGAAACCGGCCTCGCGCGCGTCATCCGCGCCGGCTACGAGCTGCTCCACCTGCTGACCTTCTTCACGGTCGGTCCCAAGGAAGCCCGCGCCTGGACGATCGAGAAGGGCTCCAAGGCACCCCAGGCCGCCGGCGCCATCCACAGCGATTTCGAACGTGGCTTCATACGCGCCGAGACGATCGCCTTCGACGATTACGTCACCTACAAGGGCGAAGCCGGCGCGCGCGACGCGGGCAAGCTGCGGTCCGAAGGCAAGGATTATGTCGTCCATGACGGCGACGTGATGCTGTTCCGCTTCAACGTCTGA
- a CDS encoding ectonucleotide pyrophosphatase/phosphodiesterase: MLLPLRFALLALLSLLVSPLSAAEVRRPVTILISIDGFRADYLDRGLTPTLTALARQGVSAAMRPSFPTKTYPNHYALVTGLRPDRNGIVGNKMEDAARPGETFTTKNSDDSFWWSQAEPLWVGAEKAGIRTGVMFWPGSNAPYGGIRAQDWFPFSENVTNVQRVNTVLDWLRRPVALRPRFLTLYFDLVDTAGHRHGPDSPELNAAVREADRQLAALRAGLSELHQPANLIIVADHGMAPSSPNRVVWLHDIANPADYHVIDEGPVATIDAVPGHEAALAASLLRPRPHINCMRKADVPQRLHFGRNPRVAPFVCIAETGWLLLDVFPKKWGVDLGSHGYDNAAPEMLALFVAAGPSIKPRGKLPSFDNVDVYPLLRELLSLPPKPGIDGTDTPFKNALKRR; the protein is encoded by the coding sequence ATGTTGTTGCCCCTTCGATTCGCGCTGCTTGCGCTGCTTTCCTTGCTCGTCAGCCCGCTTTCGGCGGCGGAGGTGCGGCGGCCCGTCACCATCCTCATCTCGATCGACGGCTTCCGCGCCGACTATCTCGATCGCGGCCTGACGCCGACGCTGACCGCATTGGCGCGGCAGGGCGTCAGCGCGGCGATGCGGCCTTCCTTCCCGACCAAGACCTACCCCAACCATTATGCGCTGGTCACGGGCCTGCGCCCCGATCGCAACGGCATCGTCGGCAACAAGATGGAGGACGCCGCCCGCCCTGGCGAGACCTTCACCACCAAGAACAGTGACGACAGCTTCTGGTGGAGCCAGGCGGAGCCGCTTTGGGTCGGCGCGGAAAAGGCCGGCATTCGCACCGGCGTGATGTTCTGGCCGGGGTCCAACGCCCCCTATGGTGGCATACGTGCGCAGGACTGGTTTCCCTTTAGCGAGAACGTCACCAATGTTCAGCGCGTCAACACGGTCCTGGACTGGCTGCGCCGTCCGGTGGCGCTCCGTCCGCGCTTCCTGACCCTTTATTTCGACCTGGTGGACACAGCCGGGCACCGCCACGGACCCGACAGTCCCGAGCTCAACGCCGCCGTGCGCGAGGCCGATCGGCAGCTCGCAGCGCTCCGCGCCGGTCTGTCCGAGCTTCACCAGCCCGCGAACCTCATTATCGTCGCCGATCATGGCATGGCGCCAAGCTCGCCGAACCGCGTGGTCTGGCTGCACGATATCGCGAATCCGGCCGACTATCATGTGATCGACGAAGGGCCCGTCGCCACTATCGATGCGGTGCCAGGCCATGAGGCCGCCCTCGCGGCGAGCTTGCTCCGGCCGCGCCCGCATATCAATTGCATGCGCAAGGCCGACGTTCCCCAGCGGCTTCATTTCGGACGCAACCCCCGCGTCGCGCCATTCGTCTGCATCGCCGAAACTGGCTGGTTGCTACTCGATGTCTTCCCCAAGAAGTGGGGGGTCGATCTCGGGAGCCATGGCTATGATAATGCGGCGCCCGAAATGCTGGCATTGTTCGTGGCTGCGGGCCCCTCGATCAAACCGCGTGGCAAGCTCCCCAGCTTCGACAATGTCGACGTCTATCCCCTGCTGCGCGAGCTGCTCAGCTTGCCGCCGAAGCCGGGCATCGATGGGACGGACACGCCCTTCAAGAACGCGCTGAAGCGCCGATGA
- a CDS encoding MaoC family dehydratase, with protein MIWFEDLPVGRKDSYGSIEVTREASLDFARKFDPQPFHLDDEAAAANPLFGRLAASGWHTAAMGMRMTADFWASLGAEGSILGGAGIDELRWLKPVYPGDTLRAEAEVVEARTSASKPGLGIVRFRTTLFNQDNVAVMSHFSNVLVRRRPA; from the coding sequence ATGATCTGGTTCGAAGACCTGCCGGTTGGGCGCAAGGACAGCTACGGATCGATCGAGGTGACGCGCGAGGCGTCGCTCGATTTCGCGCGCAAATTCGATCCTCAGCCTTTCCATCTCGACGACGAAGCCGCGGCCGCCAATCCGCTGTTCGGTCGGCTGGCGGCGAGCGGCTGGCACACCGCCGCCATGGGCATGCGGATGACCGCCGACTTCTGGGCATCGCTTGGTGCCGAGGGCTCCATCCTCGGCGGCGCCGGCATCGACGAGCTGCGCTGGCTAAAGCCGGTCTATCCCGGCGACACGCTTCGCGCCGAAGCCGAAGTGGTCGAGGCGCGCACCTCCGCTTCCAAGCCCGGCCTCGGCATCGTCCGCTTCCGCACCACCCTGTTCAATCAGGACAATGTCGCGGTGATGAGCCATTTCAGCAACGTGCTCGTCCGCCGCCGCCCCGCCTGA
- a CDS encoding serine hydrolase — MNGFAGSRRGFVIGGLSGLALAGTAARGISLATLEQMIGVWADGFIKAFDAPGLAVAVVRPGQPDFAGGYGVRTLGVPGKVDAHTLFGIASNSKAFTAAALAILVDEGKVGWEEPVIRYIPEFRMSDPVVTNLVTVRDLLVHRSGLALGAGDLMEFPASSHSVEDILHGLQYLKLERGFRSGYAYDNILYIVAGILIERVTGQSWTDFVTARLLQPLGMTETVATRSRARTDNIAGRHARLGPPVRGMGPMRVVSPDEQDKIAAAGGINTSAHDVAAWFHAQLNRGLLPNGQRLWSATQAEEMWRPQTITSSGPGPSADKPMRPVIEAYALGWNVQDYRGQRLLSHGGGLTGQITRHAMLPELGCAVAVYSNVEDGYASTGLRNAILDYLVGAPPFDWLAAMQKLRTEREAEALKEVSGAGIRQPVGAPSLPLAAYAGRYRDPWYGDIVIAVKGQGLTIDFTRTPVFKSALEPWGPDAFRTRFPAEAGEDAVVTFVVKDGAVTGVTMKALSPLADFSFDFQHLAFVPVR; from the coding sequence GTGAATGGATTCGCAGGAAGCCGGCGCGGCTTCGTGATCGGGGGCCTGAGCGGCCTGGCGCTGGCAGGTACGGCCGCTCGCGGCATATCGCTCGCCACGCTGGAGCAGATGATCGGCGTATGGGCCGACGGCTTCATAAAGGCATTCGACGCACCGGGCCTAGCAGTCGCGGTCGTGCGGCCGGGCCAGCCGGATTTTGCCGGCGGCTATGGCGTGCGAACGCTGGGTGTACCCGGCAAGGTCGACGCGCACACCTTGTTCGGCATCGCGTCCAACAGCAAGGCCTTCACCGCCGCCGCGCTCGCCATTCTGGTCGACGAGGGCAAGGTGGGCTGGGAAGAGCCGGTCATACGCTACATTCCGGAATTCCGCATGTCGGATCCGGTCGTCACCAACCTGGTGACGGTGCGCGACCTGCTCGTGCACCGCAGCGGGTTGGCACTTGGCGCGGGCGACCTGATGGAATTCCCGGCGAGCTCGCACAGTGTCGAGGATATCCTGCACGGGCTGCAATATCTGAAGCTCGAGCGCGGTTTCCGGTCCGGCTACGCTTATGACAATATCCTCTACATCGTCGCAGGAATCCTGATCGAGCGGGTCACGGGACAGAGCTGGACCGACTTCGTCACCGCGCGCCTGCTGCAGCCGCTGGGCATGACCGAGACAGTGGCGACACGCTCGCGCGCCCGGACCGACAATATCGCCGGGCGCCATGCGCGGCTGGGGCCGCCGGTGCGCGGCATGGGGCCGATGCGGGTGGTGTCACCTGACGAGCAGGACAAGATCGCCGCCGCCGGCGGGATCAACACCAGCGCGCATGACGTGGCCGCCTGGTTCCACGCTCAGCTCAACCGCGGCTTGCTCCCCAACGGTCAGCGGCTGTGGAGTGCGACTCAAGCGGAGGAGATGTGGCGGCCGCAGACAATCACCAGCAGCGGCCCCGGCCCGAGCGCCGACAAGCCGATGCGCCCGGTGATCGAGGCCTATGCGCTAGGCTGGAACGTGCAGGATTATCGCGGGCAGCGGCTGCTTTCGCATGGCGGCGGGCTGACCGGCCAGATTACGCGCCACGCGATGCTGCCCGAACTGGGCTGCGCGGTGGCGGTCTATTCTAATGTGGAGGACGGTTATGCCTCCACCGGCCTGCGCAATGCGATCCTCGACTACCTAGTCGGGGCGCCGCCGTTCGACTGGCTGGCGGCGATGCAGAAGCTTCGCACCGAGCGCGAGGCAGAAGCGCTCAAGGAAGTATCCGGCGCGGGAATTAGACAGCCTGTGGGCGCGCCTTCACTGCCACTGGCGGCCTATGCGGGGCGGTATCGCGACCCCTGGTATGGCGACATCGTGATCGCGGTGAAGGGTCAGGGGCTGACGATCGACTTCACCCGCACGCCGGTGTTCAAGAGCGCGCTGGAGCCGTGGGGGCCCGATGCCTTCCGCACGCGCTTCCCGGCCGAAGCCGGCGAGGATGCGGTGGTGACGTTCGTGGTCAAGGATGGGGCGGTTACCGGCGTCACGATGAAAGCCCTGTCGCCGCTGGCCGACTTCAGCTTCGACTTCCAGCATCTGGCGTTCGTGCCGGTACGCTGA
- a CDS encoding peptide chain release factor 3, producing the protein MASPDQNERRTFAIISHPDAGKTTLTEKLLLFGGAIHAAGEVRARGQQRRARSDWMKIEQQRGISVTSSVMTFEREGITFNLLDTPGHEDFSEDTYRTLTAVDSAVMVIDAARGIEAQTRKLFEVCRLRNVPIITFINKVDREGRAPFALLDEVADALALDVCPMSWPVGMGGTFEGIYDLAKNVLHRPADDATGAFEGDSVPVGGLDDSDLDQLLSEDAVNLLREEAELAVAGYAPFDETAYKAGDLTPVYFGSALKDFGVDQLIDALADFAPAPRPQPAEPREVQPDEPQVAGFVFKVQANMNPQHRDRVAFMRLCAGKFRRGMKLSQVGTGKTIAVHSPILFFARDRELAEEAFPGDIIGIPNHGTLRVGDTLTEGETLRFTGIPNFAPEILRRIRLGDPTKTKQLRNALNDMAEEGVMQVFHPQIGSNWIVGVVGQLQLDVLISRLQAEYKVDAGFEPSPWDTARWLTSDDAKALDAFIGEHRAAMAEDRDGAPVFMAKDTWELNYVSGRFPNIRFAATKERH; encoded by the coding sequence ATGGCATCCCCCGATCAAAACGAACGCCGCACCTTCGCGATCATCTCCCACCCCGACGCCGGCAAGACCACGCTGACCGAGAAATTGCTGCTGTTCGGCGGCGCGATCCACGCGGCGGGCGAAGTGCGGGCGCGCGGCCAACAGCGGCGCGCGCGTTCGGACTGGATGAAGATCGAGCAGCAGCGCGGCATTTCCGTCACCTCTTCGGTGATGACGTTCGAGCGCGAGGGTATCACCTTCAACCTGCTCGATACGCCCGGCCACGAGGATTTTAGCGAGGACACGTATCGCACGCTGACCGCGGTCGATTCCGCCGTGATGGTGATCGACGCGGCGCGCGGCATCGAGGCGCAGACGCGCAAATTGTTCGAGGTCTGCCGCCTGCGCAACGTGCCGATCATCACATTCATCAACAAGGTCGATCGCGAGGGGCGCGCGCCATTCGCCTTGCTCGACGAGGTCGCCGACGCGCTGGCGCTCGACGTCTGCCCGATGAGCTGGCCGGTCGGAATGGGAGGCACGTTCGAGGGCATTTACGACCTCGCCAAGAACGTGCTGCACCGTCCGGCCGACGATGCCACCGGCGCATTCGAAGGCGACAGCGTGCCGGTCGGTGGGCTCGACGACAGCGACCTCGACCAACTGCTCTCCGAAGATGCGGTCAACCTGCTGCGCGAGGAAGCCGAGCTGGCGGTGGCAGGCTATGCGCCATTCGATGAAACCGCCTACAAAGCGGGCGACCTGACGCCCGTCTATTTCGGCTCGGCGCTCAAGGATTTCGGCGTCGACCAGCTGATCGACGCGCTGGCCGATTTCGCCCCCGCCCCGCGCCCGCAGCCGGCCGAGCCGCGCGAGGTGCAGCCAGACGAGCCGCAGGTCGCGGGCTTCGTGTTCAAGGTGCAAGCGAACATGAACCCGCAGCATCGCGACCGCGTGGCCTTCATGCGGCTGTGCGCGGGCAAATTCCGGCGCGGCATGAAGTTGTCGCAGGTGGGCACGGGTAAGACGATCGCGGTCCACTCGCCGATCCTGTTTTTCGCGCGCGACCGCGAGCTGGCCGAGGAAGCCTTCCCCGGCGACATCATCGGCATCCCCAATCATGGCACGCTGCGCGTCGGCGACACGCTCACCGAAGGGGAGACGCTGCGCTTCACCGGCATCCCCAATTTCGCGCCGGAAATCCTGCGGCGCATCCGGCTGGGTGACCCGACCAAGACCAAGCAATTGCGCAACGCCCTCAACGACATGGCCGAGGAAGGCGTGATGCAGGTATTCCACCCGCAGATCGGCTCCAACTGGATCGTCGGCGTGGTCGGCCAGCTTCAGCTCGACGTGCTGATTTCACGGCTGCAGGCGGAATATAAGGTGGATGCCGGGTTCGAGCCGAGCCCGTGGGACACGGCCCGCTGGTTGACGTCGGACGATGCCAAGGCACTCGACGCATTCATCGGCGAGCATCGCGCGGCGATGGCGGAGGACCGCGACGGCGCTCCGGTGTTCATGGCCAAGGATACGTGGGAGCTAAACTACGTTTCCGGCCGCTTCCCGAACATCCGCTTCGCCGCGACCAAGGAACGCCACTGA
- a CDS encoding CsbD family protein, whose amino-acid sequence MGELTDKIKGVANQVAGQTKQVVGDAADRPDIEADGAAQDLKGQGQNLKGTVKGAFGDKI is encoded by the coding sequence ATGGGTGAGCTTACCGACAAGATCAAGGGCGTGGCCAATCAGGTCGCCGGCCAGACCAAGCAGGTTGTCGGCGATGCCGCCGACCGTCCCGATATCGAGGCCGATGGTGCTGCTCAGGACCTCAAGGGTCAGGGCCAGAACCTGAAGGGCACCGTTAAGGGCGCCTTCGGCGACAAGATCTGA
- a CDS encoding bile acid:sodium symporter family protein — translation MLRRLVPDPFLIFLVASVLLATLLPARGVFATIVSWLSLVTIVLLFFFHGAKLARDQVIAGLTHWRLHLTILACTFVMFPIIGMIGAYSWPGLLPRDLWIGVLFVCALPSTVQSAIAFVSMARGNVPAAIASASASQMLGILLTPLLMGAMAGAHGGGIGVEGVGKIAAQILLPFVAGHLLRPWIGGWVLRHKQLVGMTDRSTILIAVYGAFSAAVIEGLWHKLSPSALTLLFAVDALLLAIGLTVTWGVGRALGFDRADRIAILFCGTKKSIVQGVPMAKVLFPGPQTGVILLPIMLFHQMQLMACAFIARRYADQCKAASDRE, via the coding sequence GTGCTTCGTCGTTTGGTCCCCGACCCCTTTCTGATTTTTCTGGTGGCCAGCGTATTGCTGGCGACGTTGCTGCCGGCGCGCGGCGTTTTCGCGACCATCGTCAGCTGGCTGTCGCTGGTCACCATCGTGCTGCTGTTCTTCTTCCACGGCGCGAAGCTCGCCCGTGATCAGGTCATCGCCGGACTGACGCACTGGCGGCTGCACCTCACCATTCTCGCCTGTACCTTCGTTATGTTCCCCATCATCGGCATGATCGGTGCGTATAGCTGGCCCGGCCTGCTACCGCGTGATCTGTGGATCGGCGTCCTGTTCGTCTGTGCCTTACCCTCGACCGTGCAATCCGCGATTGCGTTCGTATCAATGGCCAGAGGCAATGTGCCCGCGGCAATCGCCAGCGCCTCGGCCAGCCAGATGCTCGGCATCCTCCTCACACCCTTATTGATGGGGGCGATGGCCGGCGCGCATGGCGGCGGAATCGGGGTCGAAGGCGTAGGCAAGATTGCCGCGCAGATATTGCTGCCGTTCGTCGCGGGCCATCTGCTGCGGCCGTGGATCGGCGGTTGGGTCCTGCGCCACAAGCAGCTGGTTGGCATGACCGATCGCTCGACCATCTTGATCGCGGTCTATGGCGCCTTTTCCGCCGCCGTCATCGAAGGCTTGTGGCACAAGCTCTCGCCGAGCGCGCTGACCTTACTGTTCGCGGTGGATGCCCTGCTGCTGGCGATCGGACTGACAGTAACCTGGGGCGTGGGCCGGGCCTTGGGTTTCGATCGGGCGGATCGCATCGCCATCCTGTTCTGCGGCACCAAGAAATCGATCGTGCAGGGCGTGCCGATGGCCAAAGTCCTGTTCCCGGGGCCTCAAACAGGCGTGATCCTCTTGCCGATCATGCTATTCCATCAGATGCAGCTCATGGCATGCGCCTTCATCGCGCGGCGCTATGCGGATCAGTGCAAGGCGGCTTCAGACCGCGAATAA
- the acs gene encoding acetate--CoA ligase, translating into MSEDLIYPVPAEWATTAKVDAALYAEMYARSLADPHTFWLDQAKRLEWSTFPTKTDESSFAKEDFGVRWFADGALNVAANCLDRHLAERGDQIAILWEPDQPGEQARRISYRELYADVCRFANVLKAQGVKRGDRVTVYMPMIPEAAVALLACARIGAIHSVVFGGFSPDALAGRIEDCGSTVVITADEGRRGGKPVPLKNNVDAAAERCTIETIIVVRATGGAVTMQPDRDVWYDEAMAVAPAECAAEPMNAEDPLFVLYTSGSTGKPKGVMHTTGGYLLWASLTHELVFDYRPGQIYWCAADIGWVTGHSYIVYGPLANGATTLMFEGVPNWPDASRIWQVVDRHQVEILYTAPTALRALMREGDEFVKRTSRASLRILGSVGEPINPEAWRWYHEIVGDGRCPIMDTWWQTETGGHMITPLPGAIALKAGSATKPFFGIEPQLLDNEGQVLDGATSGNLVLARSWPGQMRGVWGDPERFFQTYFSHFPGVYTTGDGARRDEDGYWWITGRVDDVINVSGHRMGTAEVESALVLHAKVAEAAVVGFPHDIKGQGIYAYVTLNAGEAPSDALRGELTQWVRTEIGPIATPDAIQFAPGLPKTRSGKIMRRILRKVAEGDVSTLGDTSTLADPSVVDDLIRNRVG; encoded by the coding sequence ATGAGCGAGGACCTAATCTATCCGGTACCGGCCGAATGGGCGACCACCGCTAAGGTCGATGCCGCGCTTTATGCCGAAATGTATGCGCGCTCGCTCGCCGATCCGCATACCTTCTGGCTCGATCAGGCCAAACGTCTCGAATGGTCGACTTTCCCGACCAAGACCGACGAGAGCAGCTTCGCCAAGGAGGATTTCGGCGTCCGCTGGTTCGCCGACGGCGCGCTCAATGTCGCGGCCAATTGCCTTGACCGCCATCTCGCCGAGCGTGGCGATCAGATCGCGATCCTCTGGGAGCCCGATCAGCCTGGCGAACAAGCGCGGCGCATCAGCTATCGCGAACTGTACGCCGACGTGTGCCGCTTCGCCAATGTGCTCAAGGCGCAGGGCGTCAAGAGAGGCGACCGCGTCACCGTCTATATGCCGATGATTCCCGAGGCCGCGGTGGCGTTGCTCGCCTGCGCGCGGATCGGCGCGATCCATTCGGTGGTCTTCGGCGGCTTCTCGCCGGACGCGCTTGCTGGCCGGATCGAGGATTGCGGCTCGACCGTCGTCATCACCGCCGACGAGGGCCGCCGCGGCGGCAAGCCCGTTCCGCTCAAGAACAATGTCGATGCCGCCGCCGAGCGCTGCACGATCGAGACAATTATCGTCGTGCGCGCGACTGGCGGCGCGGTGACGATGCAGCCGGACCGCGACGTCTGGTATGACGAGGCGATGGCAGTCGCGCCGGCGGAATGCGCCGCCGAGCCGATGAACGCCGAAGACCCGCTGTTCGTGCTCTATACGTCCGGTTCTACCGGCAAGCCCAAGGGGGTGATGCACACTACGGGCGGCTATCTGCTGTGGGCCAGCCTGACCCACGAACTGGTGTTCGATTATCGCCCCGGCCAGATCTACTGGTGCGCCGCGGACATCGGCTGGGTCACCGGGCACAGCTATATCGTCTACGGCCCGCTCGCCAACGGCGCGACGACCTTGATGTTCGAGGGCGTGCCTAACTGGCCGGACGCCAGCCGCATCTGGCAGGTTGTCGACCGCCACCAGGTCGAGATCCTCTACACCGCACCGACCGCACTCCGCGCCTTGATGCGCGAGGGCGACGAATTCGTGAAGCGCACCAGCCGTGCATCGTTGCGCATCCTCGGATCCGTCGGTGAGCCGATCAATCCCGAGGCGTGGCGCTGGTATCATGAAATAGTCGGCGATGGCCGCTGCCCGATCATGGACACATGGTGGCAAACCGAGACCGGCGGACACATGATCACGCCGTTGCCCGGCGCGATCGCGCTCAAGGCCGGCTCCGCCACCAAGCCATTTTTCGGCATCGAGCCGCAATTGCTCGATAATGAAGGCCAGGTGCTGGACGGCGCCACCTCCGGCAACCTCGTCCTCGCGCGCAGCTGGCCCGGTCAGATGCGCGGCGTGTGGGGCGATCCGGAGCGTTTCTTCCAGACCTATTTCTCGCATTTTCCCGGCGTCTACACGACCGGCGACGGCGCCCGCCGCGACGAGGATGGCTATTGGTGGATCACGGGCCGGGTCGACGACGTCATCAACGTTTCGGGCCATCGCATGGGCACAGCAGAGGTCGAAAGCGCGCTCGTGCTCCATGCCAAGGTAGCGGAAGCGGCCGTGGTCGGCTTCCCGCACGACATTAAGGGGCAGGGCATTTACGCTTATGTCACGCTCAACGCCGGCGAAGCGCCAAGCGACGCTTTGCGCGGGGAGCTAACCCAATGGGTCCGCACGGAGATCGGCCCGATCGCCACGCCGGACGCGATCCAGTTCGCCCCCGGCCTGCCGAAGACGCGCTCCGGCAAGATCATGCGCCGCATTCTGCGTAAGGTTGCGGAGGGTGATGTGTCCACGCTCGGCGATACATCGACGCTGGCCGACCCAAGCGTTGTTGACGATCTGATCCGAAACCGTGTTGGTTAA